The Lutra lutra chromosome 7, mLutLut1.2, whole genome shotgun sequence genome segment ACTGTCAGGTCAGGTCCCCTCCTGCTCCACGTTGAGTTCATTTCACCTTTTCATTGAATCTTCAAGGTAGCAgtcatttccatttatataaaaagtacacataaatatttttggGTGTCTACCTATCTATCTGTAAGagatatgattattttttaaaagattgtatttatttatttgagagagagagagagagagaaagagagcgagcaggaggggcagagggagagggagacagagaatcccaagcagactctgcactgagtgtggagaaaGATGCGGGGCCCGACCCCATGACTCctagatcacgacctgagtggaaaaaAAGAGTCCGCTGCTAAACTGACTgtatcacccaggcaccccatataaaagatattattttaaagaattggctcaCACCACCGTGGGAGCTGACAAGTTTGAAATCTGTAGGCCATGCCAGCAGGCTGGAAGCTCAGATAAGAGTTGAAGTTGCAGTCTTGAATCTGAATTCCTCAGGGCAGCCGTCTAGAAACAGACAGGTTTTCTCTGTCACAGTCTTGAGAATTCCTTTGTAGGGAACCTGTCTTTGCTCTCAAGGCCTTCACCTGATGGGACGAAGCCCCCTGCATTATGGAGTCTTACttaaagtctactgatttaaaagattttttaaaaaagcttttatttatttagttgagagagagagagtgcaggaacagggggaggaacagaggacaaatagactctgtgctgagcagggagcccaaggcagggcttgatcccatgacctgagtggaaaccaggagtccgacgcttaacccactaaaccacccaggtgcctcgcaAAGTCTACTGACTTAAATGTTCGTCTCTTTGTAAGGATTGTAAGGATAGGCTACAGTCGTCCAGTGGCAGCTGGTCCTAGGGCCACCATGAGTAGTTGTCTCTCTCCCCTGGCATCTATCCCCCATTACCTTCCTGGTCTACTCTTTGGCAAACTCTTCTGTTGGTTTAAATTGTTTACCCACTAGGGTAACCCAGACCTTTATCTCTGCggttcctgggtttttttttggggggggggggtttaggGTTGCTACAGCTACATGTTTTAGTTGTTACTGGACAGAAGCCCCAAGGTGTGCCTCACACTTCTCCCTGCCCTTATTATGTGGCAACACCTCTATCTTGGTATAATAATAAGGGTGAGTTATCCATGCCAGTGGGGTAAGTTCATTGTTGCCTACGGATTTGCTCCCAATAAGACAGACTTGACATGACAGCTGGCAGCCATAACTTTAGATTTTGTGGAACTTTTAAGATATCCTCAGTTCTGGTGGAAGCAAATCTCCCAGGCTATGCCTGGGaaccaggactttttttttttaagattttatttatttatttgacagagagagagagagagagatcacaattagggaGAGTagcaggtgggtgggagggagggaagcaggctccccgctgagcagagagcctgattctgggctcaatcccaggaccctgggatcatgacctgagttgaaggcagaggcttaacccactgagccacccaggcaccctggaactAGGGCTTTTAATTCAGTAGGTGTGATCACAGTCACTTGATGTCCCAAGATCAGATACTCAGTGTCTGTTAGGGTCCTTCCACGGACCCATGGTCCCACAGCTCCCATCCTGCTGCTACAGCTCGAGCTAGTGGAGGCAGAGCTTCAGCCCTCCTTCTGTGTTTCTGTAACCACTCCTTATCCAGCCCTCTTCATGCCAAAGGGACAGTGGTGGCTTCATACTGTTGCCAGTTCTGGGGTACATGACCACCACCTATTGGTTTCCTGTTTCCTTTGCACATAGATCCTCCATTGGACTTTTCctaaattttcctaaaatacctAAATTCCTGTTCTCTTTGCACATAGATCCTCCACTGGACTTTTTCTAAATTATGCCCTCTGTCCCTGCTGGGACCTGACAGACAGACCCTTTGAGATAAAGGCCCAAAGAACACATTGATATGACTGTTTCACGGCCCAGAGGTGGGGCTGACGATGGAAAACTTGCAGTTGGTCATGCTGCATTTTCAGAGCCTGCAAGCCCAATGCAGATAAGGTCATGTGTGAGATGAAAATCAGAGAAGATTGTCATCAGGAAAACCATCACGAAAATTAGCAAAGATCTCAGTTTCCTGGCTACCCCCGCCCAATAATGCAATCTTTTCCTAATTGATGAGGACATGAACTTGAAGTAGTGCACCCAACTCCTCTTCTGGGGAGCCATGGTGTTTCATAGCCCTAAAGCCAAgtgacagaaacaaaaacacaaaatttcaaATACTTCAAATATCCAGGTAAGTTGAAAGTACTCTTAAGTTTGAGTAAGGACAGAAACGTTTCATCATTTAATCAAAAACATAGACTcagtaggggcccctgggtggctcagccagttaaacatgtcactcttggtttgggctcaggtcatgatatcagggtcctgagatcgagtcctacattgggtccacactcagcagagagtctgcttgaggttctctctctccctctccctctgcctctcccctgctcattttctctctttctctaataaataaatcttaaacagacaaacaaacaaaacatagaCTCAGTAAATAATGGCCCCAGTCACAAATTGCATAATCTGGGCAGAGATCTGTTAGCTTCTAAATCTCTTATGGCCTGGTGGAGAGATGTTTGTTCAGTCAAGGGATAGTTTACAGTGAGAGGAGAAGTACCAGGTCTTCCCAGGAACAACAATCCTGTATTGCACtcacattttgaattttcccACGTGATTGaatgtttttgaaaacaaatttttaatgaatttgaaaTATTCATTCATAGGAATTTACCATCTAAACTTTGTTCTGTGGCTAggattccaattttttaaaaaagattttatttatttatttgacagacagagatcacaagtaggcagagaggcaggcagagagagagagggggaagcaggctccctgctgagcagagggccagattcggggcttgatcctaggacactgggatcatgacctgagccgaaggcagaggctcaacccactgagccacccaggtgcccctccaatttTTCAATTATTAACGATGAGGAGATTAAAATCTTTATCCATGAATCTTTGTGTAAGACATTATCTCTGATAATGTCTTAAAGACAATTGCTAGAAAGAGTTGCAGGGACTCGCTATACCCTCAGAAGCTAGGAGAGCTATCAGCCTGAGGCTCCCCTTGTACTCCCCATCCTCCTGCCCTGGCTTCTGTCCCCCAGCCAGTCCCTCAACGGGCAAGACCTTGTGTTGGGTAGACACTAGGCTTTTGACTTCCTACCGGTTTGGGTGCAGCCCTTGTGGCTGGGTGTTGCCCATGCAGAACTTGAGAAGCTATCCCTCCTCTTATCTGTTCTAGCTCTCTGTTTTGCAGCACGGAGTGAGAGACAATCTTCTTTCCATCTCACATTGAAGCTCCACAGATGGTAGATATTATCGAGGTGGACTATAGGAGAGCCTTATGTGGCACCAACTGCCTTTCCTAGATCACATATTTAAGCCAGCGGTTCTCACTGAGGATGattcccactcccctgcccccttgGGGACCACTGGGAAATGCCCTGAGAAACTTCTGCTTGGCTAACTTAGTGGGGAGGGGTGCTACTCTTGGTAACTAGTGGGGAGAGGTCAGGGATGCTCTAAACATCTGACATTTTTGCTTGTGATTCACACTGTTCTTAGTGATTCCGAATACCTAGAGGTAAATCCAAGTTGGTGTAGAGTTGATGATTACAGCAAGAATCTGGTGCAACTTCTTGTTTAAGTCGGAAATACCGATCCTGCCTTTccagggattctctctctcttctttctttccctaatttttcttcattatttcttccctgtctctctcacacTTATGccccccctcccacaccccattCCTTCCAAAGCTTGTAGGCTGCCCATGCTGGGGGCTGGTTGCCCTGTGTCGGGAGAAGGAGCGCCAGAGAGAGGAGACATACTTACGTCATGAAGCTGGGTCTTTATTGAGGTTTACTGAGGACTCTGTGACCTGGAGGAGCCCTTTTGGGTCTGAGGGATGTGGAGGGGTCTCAGCAGAGACCAGAGGCAGCTCTGGAGTAGGTGGTACAGAAAGCCTGCTCAGGTCTGGTTCCAGATTTCCCCTTGGGCTGGCTCGGGCTCCCTCCAGGCTTAATTCTGCTTCAGGACCTCATTGATCCAGGGCCGGTAGTAGGAGATTCGGGTGAAGACAGCAGGGGGCTTTGCATCCAACTGTCCATAGGAGACAATGCCCTGGGCCACCCCAGCACAGAGAAGAGGGCCCCCTGAATCTCCCTGTGggacagaggggtgggggagagagagcacacagaaggTGAGCAGGGAATTCATCCATTCCTGCCTGTGGGTCCCAGTCCTGAGTAACAGTGAGACCTCGGGTCAGACCCAGCAACCCTGGCTTCTCATGGGATTATACATCTTGGTTTGATggcccttttccttttccttcttgccACCCCATGTGTGCTGTGCAGCAGCCTGGGACGGATGGTCAGAGCCTgcatggcagggtggggggtagaTCTGCAGAGGAGCAATTCCAGTTCCTTAGGCCCATATGATCTGAGACTCTGTCACTGGCTGACAGTCTTCCCACCCCATCTCCTTCCAGGAGACGTTCTGGACCCCAAACAGTGATCTGTGGGAAAGAACCCATGTCAGATGGTTACCTTAAATGCAGTTTTTGTCTTCCTGGGATTGCCAACACAGAGCTGGAGGTTGTGGTCAAAATCTCTGTACTGTCTGCAGGCCTGGGGATCCATAAGCCTCTGCTTCACCTCCTGCAGAGTGTCGGAGCCTGTTCCGTTCACTTGTCTTCTGCCCCAGCCAGCCACCCGGCACATTCTCCCGGGTAGGATGGAGTTGAACTGGGGCGTAAGGGGGAGCGTCCCCACGGCCAGGGTCAGGTTGGCTTTCTCCTTCAACTGTGAAGGGCACGAAGGGTTGTCAGTGCTAGAAAGGGGTGACAGGGTAGTTGGAGGAAATCAGGGGAGGACAGGGCAAATTGTTTCCCATTAGAACTACACCCAGTGGGGGTGACTTGGTGGGGTTGGAGTCCAGAGGCAGGCTGGGGATATCTCAGGGCAATGGGTACCTGAAGGAGAAAACTAAGAGAACAGGAAGTGGAGACGGGGGAGAAAGAAATTATCACCTTCAGTAGCATGATGTCATGGCGAATAGTAAGGTCATCGTATTTTGGGTGAGGGAATTGTTTTATGACGTTAAGCTCCTGCcgtgtgtcttctttctttcgtATGTTATGGGCTCCGAGGATGACCATTATGGAACTGtggtgagggagaagaaaggaagaagagacagtGATGGTCTCCAGTTTCTCCTGGGATGTGCCCACTCTGAGGAAAGGGAATTGGAGTCTATCACAGTTATTGGACTCTACCCACCCCCCCTTTTCCTGGGCCACTTGTGGCATTTGGGGGGCTCAGATTTCACTCAGGGAACAGGGACAATTTCCAGGACCTTCAGGAATTGCTGGGGACTGAGCTGGCCATGGAGGATCCAAGGGACAGGGTTAGCACTTGCTAGTTCAGGGAGCTCTTTATGAGAGCCAGTCCTCCGGAGCAAGAGATgccagaggaaagagggaggtggTGGAGTCCCTGGTAGGTCTTGTTCTCGGCCTCCCTTGGAAAAGATGGGTCAAGTCCCTGACAACTAAAGGCCAGTGTTCTTGGAAAGGGCAGGGAGAAAGTGGCCTGGAAAACGGGGTGGGCCCCTGAAGGTCACATATCTCATTTGTTGGGGTCAGGGAGATGGGAACTACTTTTGGAGGAAGGACACTTGGCTAGAGCCTCCTTTTTCCTTTGTAGGGTTGCTGAGCTCACAGTGATCAAAGATCAGGGCATCCATCAATCATGGGAACAGTTTCCTTAAATTCGAGTCTTGCCTCTCCCAGTCCAGGGACCCCCTCCTCAGGCTGCCCAAGTGTGCATCGCTGGCTGTTACCCTGGCTGTTTATCTCCCTCTGGAGATAAACAGAACCCTGTTGTGTCACCTTCCTGCACAGTGAGCGGCTGTCAGCACGAAGTTCCGTCTTATCAGGAAACCACCACAGGACATCAGGTGATTCTGGGGAGTGGTGATTTTCAGGTAGGCCATGTAAGGGCGGGAGTGTGGCTTGCACTCTGTGCCCCCGATGATCTCCCCTGGAACAGAGAGCCCCCAGGGCCTGAACACAGAGAATGCATAGGCTGGGTGGAAGTTGGGAAAGGCTTCTCTTGAATCTCCTCCTTACCCTGTACCCTGCCCGTCGTCCCCCTCAGGAACCCCACTGGTATCTGGTCTCCCCATCCACAGCCTTATATAAATTCTCATTCCTTCTTGCAGGTATAACAGCCAATCTGGCCGCAGATGCCATTCAGGCATTTTTCACCTCAGATTTCCCCCGCTCCCATGCTGCCTGTGCCTTAATGCTCCTCCGTCCCTGCGCAGGCAGCTCTCCAGGTTCCTTGACCTTCTCTCCGTAGGTCATGAGCAGCATCACAGAATGGCCACATTACAAGGTAAAATGTAGTCAGAGGATAAAGAGAACATAGTACCTTCTGTACAGTATCTCACATTCTAGCACGAGGAGAtgcccctcttcctcccacctgtTGCGGGCTTTCCTTGGCCAATGGGGTTCCTTGTCCCTGGGAACTACTCCAGGCTGGGCATACCCCAAGTGGAACTTTGGTCCAGACTCCTGCTGCGAGATCCTGCAACCTTGTTTAAGAGTCAGCTATCTTCAGACTAAACTTTGTTTTGGCGGCTGATCCTGCCGCTTCCAGAAGGAAGAACCCCAAGACTCACCAGCTTCAGCTCTGCAGCATAGAAGGAGCAGCAGCGGGAGGGGAAGAAAATGCATCTTTTCAGAGAGGGTGCCCCACGCAGAtgctgcttctgttttctggTCTTGGGTTTTATAACTCCAGCAGTGAGCAAAGGGCTGGGCTGGTAACCACAGGAACTGCAGCGTCATGGTTTCTTCTCCCATCCTAAGATCAGAAGTTCTCTCCAAGTTACCCTCTGTTTTGCTGGAGGTGAGGTGGAGGCCTGACCCCCAAGTTCTGGTTTCCAGGATGAGCTTTCAACCACGGTGCCTTATCTGGGGAGCAGGGCTGAAGGGATCATGTCTTTCCCAGGTAGGGCAGTTAAAGGGTCTTCAGAAACATGGGTGGGGAGAGTCCTTATGTGGAGCATCCAGAAACATATGCACTTTTATGGCCCATAGTAGGAAATGCATTTTGCAGAAGGACCCAATGCACATATACATGTGCGTGAGTACATGAgcacaaatatacacatacaaattaGAAATTTCGGGAAACAATAGTTATCCTTGTCATGTGCAGTGCTTTCATTTTCCATTCCACCCTGTTCCACTCCATATTAAAATATGAACAGCACCCCACTTAATGGATGATTACCTgcaatttgaaaaccactgcacTGGATCTCTCACTTCCTTTGAACCAAATGTTCATTGGCAGAAGATCCATGGAGAGTAGATGTGGGAAGGGAACAGACTCTACCGTAggactttacatatattatcacaATAGCAAATAGGATtggaattcagatttttttaaaaagattttatttattggggcgcctgggtggctcagtgggttaagccgctgccttcggctcaggtcatgatcccggagtcctgggatcgagccccacatctttttttttaaaagattttattcatttctttgacagagagatcacaagcaggcagagaggcaggcagagagagaggaggaagcaggctccccacggagcagagaacctaacgtggggctcgatcccagaaccccgagatcatgacctgagccaaaggcagaggctttaacccactgagccacccagttacccagaatttgcattttttgagAGCCTATGGATCATTTAGTGTCCCAGCTCTTAGATACATTTGCATAATGACCCTGTGAAGTAAATATTCTTAGCTCAGTTTTATAGATTGGCTGTTGAGGCTTATGGTTCAGAAATAGATTTTCCTGATTCCAAATCAAGGGCCTTCTCTGCTCTACCAccacagaaaaacagagaaatagagcCCCACTAATGGGGATGTAGATGGAGAAGAGCGGTTTGTTCTGGGAGCCTGGTGTTCCTACTCTCACATTCAAACTTATTTTGCTGAAATAGAATGTACACAGATGTTGGTACCAGAGGTTTTACTCCACAACAAACTCAGAAAGTACCATTACTCTCATTTTACGAATGTAGGATTGAGGCTCAGACACATGAACATGAATATGATCATAGAACTCATAACTATTATGACTGGGTTTCAAGCTTCATATCTGTTGTTTTCCCCAGACTTGGGGGAGCAGGGGGTCCAGGGAAGAGATTGGTAACAGGTAGAGTGTCATTTCTTTTggaggtttatttattcatttaaagattttatttatttatttgacagagagagagcgcacgagcaCACAATCAGGGAGAGCCACAGatgaaggaggagcagactccctgctgagctaaggaagcctgacatgggacttgatccaaggatgctgggatcatgaccagagccaaaggcagatgcttaaccaactgagccacctggtacCCCTCTCTTGGAGATTTAGAAGCCATTTAATTCAGAGATGGGGAAGCGCAGGGAAAAAAACACCTTCCCCAAATCATTCTACCGTACCCTTGGTCTCAGCTTGGGCTTGTGACTGGAGTGATCTGTTCCTTAGTATTGTTAGGTCCTCAGTTGTCCTAAACTCTCACCCTTTCTGGAATaattatatttacacatatttgtAATGTCTGATGAGTCCCTGtactcatttttctttgtctgacagATAAAATATGGAatgcccaggggtgcctgggtggctcagttggttgaggggtGGAGTCTTgtttttggctcgggtcatgctTTTGGGGGCCTGGGATTTAGCCTcgaatcaggctctgtgctcagtggggagtctgcttgaggattctccctctctccctgcccttccccctgctcatgagctcgctctctcagataaataaataaatattaaaaaaatacagaatgcccagttaaatttgcatttcagatgaacaacaaatctttttttttttttagtataagtatgctTCAGTGTTAAATGAGACATAGTGAAATAAATTGcctatctgaaattcaaatttatctGGGAGTCCTACATTTATTTGCTAAAAATGGCAACTTTCCTCTGAGCCTTCTACCATCAGCAGAACAGAGGAGAATCTGGACCTGGAGAAGTCCTGTCCTGTGGGCTTGCTCCTGTTGCACCCAAAATCAGAGGAGTAAACAAATGAAGCATTTCTAGTTTTCACTCATGTAACGAGAAGTTGAGAGGTAGGTAGTCCAGGGCTAGTGGGATCATCCCACAGCATCATTAAGGCTCAGGTTTACCAAC includes the following:
- the LOC125104843 gene encoding chymase isoform X3, whose translation is MVILGAHNIRKKEDTRQELNVIKQFPHPKYDDLTIRHDIMLLKLKEKANLTLAVGTLPLTPQFNSILPGRMCRVAGWGRRQVNGTGSDTLQEVKQRLMDPQACRQYRDFDHNLQLCVGNPRKTKTAFKGDSGGPLLCAGVAQGIVSYGQLDAKPPAVFTRISYYRPWINEVLKQN
- the LOC125104843 gene encoding chymase isoform X1, with protein sequence MHFLPLPLLLLLCCRAEAGEIIGGTECKPHSRPYMAYLKITTPQNHLMSCGGFLIRRNFVLTAAHCAGSSIMVILGAHNIRKKEDTRQELNVIKQFPHPKYDDLTIRHDIMLLKLKEKANLTLAVGTLPLTPQFNSILPGRMCRVAGWGRRQVNGTGSDTLQEVKQRLMDPQACRQYRDFDHNLQLCVGNPRKTKTAFKGDSGGPLLCAGVAQGIVSYGQLDAKPPAVFTRISYYRPWINEVLKQN
- the LOC125104843 gene encoding chymase isoform X2, encoding MAYLKITTPQNHLMSCGGFLIRRNFVLTAAHCAGSSIMVILGAHNIRKKEDTRQELNVIKQFPHPKYDDLTIRHDIMLLKLKEKANLTLAVGTLPLTPQFNSILPGRMCRVAGWGRRQVNGTGSDTLQEVKQRLMDPQACRQYRDFDHNLQLCVGNPRKTKTAFKGDSGGPLLCAGVAQGIVSYGQLDAKPPAVFTRISYYRPWINEVLKQN